The following are encoded together in the Bombus affinis isolate iyBomAffi1 chromosome 6, iyBomAffi1.2, whole genome shotgun sequence genome:
- the LOC126917389 gene encoding tuftelin-interacting protein 11: MSEDEVESFEITDYDLENEFNINRPRRKLSKKQQMLGIWGDDSDEDELSARPSFKTFDKGPKNYTTPVNFVAGGIQQAGKPKEETEDKDDDESDNESKSQKEFPNSSSSEDEKPSSVHQRTSFSLNTDGDIAGLRKKKHKVNPLLMQSGMGSWEVYTKGIGAKLLLQMGFEPGKGLGKQLQGISAPVEAHLRKGRGAIGAYGPEKGPKVPEKKKDEEIDEGKDPKAKLSQWRKGDGNTAKKKVNYIYRSVDQVLEDGKLKPNKKVRIANEMSRVKVIDMTGPEQRILSGYHAIAGGQQRPDENVVVTDKKSKVNFALPELQHNLNILVDMCEQDIIQNDRRTRHLSDRVIALEAEKRNLSKVIDQHGQLIDTLENVLAIVDRLMDETNQLTLQETADAFKDLQDKYYEEYKMYELGELASSFVSPKIKDCLISWNPLMQPKQCIKLFDQWKSILESGTTTTLQSRTMHPYDHLVWNSWMPSIRGAIQQWTCRQPEPLIELIEHWIPLLPNWILENILDMLVLPKLTLEVEEWNPLTDTVPIHTWIHPWLPLLRNRLDTLIYPIIRRKLGSALGGWHPSDRSARLMLQPWSNVFAKGDMEAFLVKNIIPKLQIALSEFVINPHQQHLDQWNWVYEWKDLLPSHIMAGLLDKFFFPKWLQVLALWLNHSPNYDQVTNWYMGWKSMLSEKILAEPLIKEHFKKALEIMNRAVSVPQSHQPGAMEQVSYLTSLERSQPTMSQMPSTAQPRMERLAEAVRTASQIPHGFKDLVQKKCEEKGILFMPIPNRYREAKQVYKVGNVQAYIDGNVLFVCHNGMNWLPTHLNALLDMSEL; encoded by the exons ATGTCGGAAGACGAAGTAGAAAGCTTTGAAATCACGGATTACGACCTTGAGaatgaatttaatattaatCGTCCAAGGCGTAAATTATCAAAAAAACAACAAATGCTTG gTATTTGGGGCGATGATAGCGACGAAGATGAATTATCCGCTAGACCATCGTTTAAAACATTTGATAAAGGACCAAAGAATTATACGACTCCTGTAAATTTTGTAGCAGGAGGTATACAACAAGCTGGGAAACCTAAAGAGGAAACAGAGGACAAAGATGACGATGAAAGCGACAACGAGAGTAAATCACAAAAAGAATTTCCAAATAGTTCCAG TTCTGAAGATGAGAAGCCGAGTTCTGTGCATCAACGTACGTCGTTTTCGCTAAATACAGATGGGGATATCGCAGGTTTACGTAAAAAGAAGCATAAAGTAAATCCCTTATTAATGCAAAGTGGGATGGGAAGTTGGGAAGTCTATACAAAAGGTATTGGTGCCAAGTTGTTGCTACAG ATGGGTTTTGAACCTGGAAAAGGATTGGGTAAACAGTTACAAGGTATAAGCGCGCCAGTTGAAGCACATCTGAGAAAAGGTAGAGGTGCGATTGGTGCTTACGGACCAGAAAAAGGTCCTAAAGTtccagaaaagaagaaagacgaAGAAATAGATGAAGGGAAAGACCCCAAAGCTAAGTTATCACAGTGGAGGAAAGGAGATGGAAATACTGCTAAGAAAaaagtaaattatatatatcgaaGTGTTGATCAAGTTTTGGAAGATGGTAAATTGAAACCTAACAAAAAGGTAAGAATAGCCAACGAGATGAGTAGGGTTAAAGTTATAGATATGACTGGACCGGAACAAAGAATTCTCAGTGGATATCATGCTATAGCTGGGGGTCAACAGCGACCCGACGAAAACGTCGTAGTTACCGATAAAAAGTCCAAAGTTAATTTTGCATTGCCAGAACTTCAGCATAATTTAAATATACTTGTGGATATGTGTGAACAAGATATTATACAAAACGATAGAAGGACGCGGCATCTAAGCGATAGAGTAATAGCGCTAGAGGCAGAGAAGAGAAACTTGTCTAAAGTTATAGATCAACACGGTCAGTTAATAGATACGTTAGAAAACGTTCTTGCAATCGTGGACAGATTGATGGATGAAACAAATCAATTAACGTTACAAGAAACTGCGGACGCTTTTAAAGATTTGCAAGATAAATATTACGAGGAATATAAAATGTACGAACTCGGTGAATTAGCTAGCAGTTTTGTTAGTCCAAAAATAAAAGATTGTTTAATTAGTTGGAATCCATTGATGCAACCAAAACAATGTATTAAATTATTCGATCAATGGAAAAGTATCTTAGAGAGTGGTACCACCACCACTCTTCAATCAAGAACTATGCACCCGTATGATCATCTTGTTTGGAATTCGTGGATGCCATCAATCAGAGGTGCTATACA acagTGGACATGTAGGCAGCCAGAACCACTAATTGAATTAATAGAACATTGGATCCCATTACTTCCAAATTggatattagaaaatattttagatatgctAGTTCTCCCCAAACTTACCTTGGAAGTAGAAGAATGGAATCCCCTTACTGATACAGTGCCTATTCACACATGGATTCATCCTTGGTTACCACTTTTAC gaaATCGTTTAGATACTTTAATATATCCAATAATACGACGTAAATTAGGATCTGCATTGGGTGGTTGGCATCCGTCCGACAGGTCTGCCAGATTAATGTTACAACCATGGTCTAATGTTTTCGCAAAAGGAGATATGGAAGCCTTTCTAGTGAAAAATATTATCCCAAAATTGCAAATAGCACTTTCAGAATTTGTTATAAATCCCCATCAGCAACATTTAGATCAATGGAACTGGGTATATGAATGGAAGGACTTACTTCCATCTCATATAATGGCAGGCCTGTTGGATAAATTCTTCTTCCCTAAATGGTTACAAGTTTTGGCCTTGTGGCTAAATCATTCTCCTAACTATGATCAAGTTACAAATTGGTATATGGGATGGAAAAGTATGTTGAGTGAAAAAATATTGGCCGAACCATTGATAAAAG AACATTTTAAAAAAGCGTTAGAAATAATGAATAGGGCAGTTTCCGTGCCACAGAGTCATCAACCGGGTGCAATGGAACAAGTTTCCTATTTAACGAGCTTAGAAAGAAGTCAACCTACTATGTCACAAATGCCTTCAACAGCTCAACCAAGAATGGAG AGACTTGCCGAAGCAGTTAGGACAGCATCGCAAATACCTCACGGTTTCAAAGACCTTGTTCAAAAGAAGTGCGAGGAAAAAGGTATATTGTTTATGCCAATACCGAATCGCTATAGGGAAGCAAAACAAGTTTATAAAGTTGGTAATGTCCAAGCTTATATAGATGGAAATGTTTTATTCGTTTGTCACAATGGTATGAATTGGTTGCCAACACATCTAAATGCGTTACTAGACATGTCTGAACTTTAG
- the LOC126917401 gene encoding eukaryotic peptide chain release factor GTP-binding subunit ERF3A, translating to MANSVAPDSWEQQADNGDIGPPQDKSIESKFSTLNVNAAEFVPSFCINSSPQNSNTADSSCNVAVMMNSVTMPPEIHHGNTTPVVLPDPVGNRVEEPPAGGGAPPPNVTDQMNTSPEHQPADSWEEAAVDGDPLLTPENEEAENEEDEEMVVKIPKKKPVKVTEDTKSKKEHVNVVFIGHVDAGKSTIGGQIMALTGMVDKRTLEKYEREAKERSRETWYLSWALDTNQEEREKGKTVEVGRAYFETERKHFTILDAPGHKSFVPNMIGGAAQADLAVLVISARKGEFETGFDRGGQTREHAMLAKTAGVKHLVVLVNKMDDPTVEWDERRYNECRDKILPYLRKLGFNPAKDLTFMPVSGQLGYGLKDPIPEHLCTWYTGPPFISFIDSLPSLNRKNNGPFIMPIVDKYKDMGTVVMGKVEAGEAKKGQSLLVMPNRTAVTVDQLWSDDEEVTSVGPGENVKIKLKGIEEEDVSPGFVLCDSNNPIKTGKVFDAQVVILEHKSIICAGYSAVMHIHCAAEEVRVKALICLVDKKTGDKSKTRPRFVKQDQVAIMRIECAGVICLERFKLFPQMGRFTLRDENKTIAIGKVLKVVE from the exons ATGGCGAACAGTGTAGCACCAGATTCATGGGAACAGCAGGCGGATAACGGAGACATCGGTCCACCACAGGATAAGTCCATCGAAAGCAAATTTTCCACTCTGAATGTAAATGCTGCGGAATTCGTGCCTTCTTTCTGCATTAATTCTTCACCGCAGAACAGTAATACGGCCGACAGTTCTTGCAATGTTGCTGTCATGATGAATTCTGTAACTATGCCTCCTGAAATACATCATG GTAATACTACGCCAGTAGTTCTACCAGATCCAGTGGGTAATCGCGTGGAGGAACCACCTGCTGGAGGAGGGGCTCCACCTCCGAATGTTACCGATCAAATGAATACTAGCCCGGAACATCAACCAGCTGATTCATGGGAAGAAGCAGCGGTAGATGGTGATCCTCTTTTAACTCCTGAAAATGAAGAA GCTGAAAACGAAGAGGATGAAGAAATGGTTGTTAAAATCCCTAAGAAAAAGCCTGTTAAAGTAACAGAGGATACGAAGAGTAAAAAAGAACATGTTAATGTTGTTTTTATTGGACACGTTG ATGCAGGAAAATCAACGATCGGAGGCCAGATTATGGCATTGACAGGAATGGTTGATAAAAGAACTTTAGAAAAGTACGAAAGAGAAGCAAAGGAGAGAAGTAGAGAAACGTGGTATCTGAGTTGGGCTCTAGATACAAACCAAGAAGAACGAGAGAAAGGGAAGACGGTGGAAGTCGGTAGAGCGTATTTTGAAACTGAACGAAAGCATTTCACAATTTTAGATGCGCCTGGTCATAAGAGTTTTGTACCTAATATGATTGGCGGAGCTGCACAAGCTGATCTCGCGGTATTAGTTATTTCTGCGCGAAAAGGAGAGTTCGAAACCGGTTTCGATAGAGGCGGTCAAACAAGGGAACATGCGATGCTGGCTAAAACTGCTGGTGTTAAACATCTGGTTGTGCTAGTGAATAAGATGGATGACCCAACCGTAGAGTGGGATGAAAGAAGATATAACGAATGCAG ggATAAAATATTGCCGTACCTCCGTAAATTGGGATTTAATCCTGCTAAAGATCTTACATTCATGCCAGTCTCGGGACAGCTTGGTTACGGTTTGAAAGATCCGATACCAGAACATCTCTGTACATGGTACACTGGTCCACCATTCATATCTTTCATCGACTCTCTACCTTCGCTTAATCGTAAAAATAACGGACCTTTTATTATGCCAATCGTTgataaatataaagatatgGGAACAGTGGTAATGGGAAAGGTCGAGGCTGGAGAAGCTAAAAAGGGACAATCGCTACTTGTTATGCCGAATAGG ACGGCAGTGACGGTAGATCAGTTGTGGTCAGATGACGAAGAAGTGACATCGGTTGGACCTGGTGAGAACGTGAAAATCAAATTAAAAGGTATCGAAGAAGAAGACGTAAGCCCTGGATTTGTTCTTTGTGACAGTAACAATCCGATAAAAACGGGAAAAGTGTTCGACGCTCAAGTTGTAATTTTGGAGCATAAGAGCATTATCTGCGCTGGCTATAGTGCTGTGATGCACATTCATTGTGCAGCGGAAGAAGTTAGAGTGAAAGCATTGATCTGTTTGGTCGACAAAAAGACTGGGGATAAAAGTAAAACCAGGCCGAGGTTCGTCAAACAGGATCAAGTGGCAATAATGAGAATCGAATGCGCAGGTGTCATTTGCCTTGAAAGATTTAAGCTATTTCCACAGATGGGACGTTTCACCCTTAGGGATGAAA ATAAGACTATTGCAATTGGCAAGGTGCTGAAGGTGGTGGAGTAA